From a region of the Paraburkholderia hospita genome:
- the gatC gene encoding Asp-tRNA(Asn)/Glu-tRNA(Gln) amidotransferase subunit GatC → MALTLTDVKRIAHLARLELPDADAEHTLTQLNDFFGLVEQMQAVDTTGIAPLAHPIEQIEDVALRLRNDAVTENVNRDDYQRPAPAVQDGLYLVPKVIE, encoded by the coding sequence ATGGCCCTGACTCTGACCGATGTGAAACGCATCGCCCACCTCGCACGGCTCGAATTGCCCGATGCCGACGCCGAGCATACGCTGACCCAGCTCAACGATTTCTTCGGCCTTGTCGAACAGATGCAGGCGGTGGATACAACGGGCATCGCGCCGCTCGCGCATCCCATCGAGCAGATCGAAGACGTGGCGCTGCGTCTGCGCAACGACGCCGTGACCGAAAACGTGAATCGCGACGATTACCAGCGTCCGGCGCCCGCTGTGCAGGACGGCCTGTATCTGGTGCCGAAGGTCATCGAGTAA
- a CDS encoding rod shape-determining protein: MFGFLRSYFSNDLAIDLGTANTLIYMRGKGIVLDEPSVVSIRQEGGPNGKKTIQAVGKEAKQMLGKVPGNIEAIRPMKDGVIADFTVTEQMIKQFIKTAHESRMFSPSPRIIICVPCGSTQVERRAIKEAAHGAGASQVYLIEEPMAAAIGAGLPVSEATGSMVVDIGGGTTEVGVISLGGIVYKGSVRVGGDKFDEAIVNYIRRNYGMLIGEQTAEAIKKEIGSAFPGSEVKEMEVKGRNLSEGIPRSFTISSNEILEALTDPLNQIVSSVKIALEQTPPELGADIAERGMMLTGGGALLRDLDRLLAEETGLPVLVAEDPLTCVVRGSGMALERMDKLGSIFSYE; this comes from the coding sequence ATGTTCGGTTTTTTGCGCAGCTATTTCTCCAACGATCTGGCCATTGACCTCGGCACGGCCAACACGCTCATCTATATGCGTGGCAAAGGTATCGTTCTCGACGAGCCGTCCGTCGTTTCGATTCGCCAGGAAGGCGGCCCGAATGGCAAGAAGACCATTCAGGCAGTCGGCAAGGAAGCAAAGCAGATGCTCGGCAAGGTGCCGGGCAACATCGAGGCGATCCGCCCGATGAAGGACGGCGTGATCGCCGACTTCACCGTGACCGAACAGATGATCAAGCAGTTCATCAAGACGGCTCACGAATCGCGCATGTTCTCGCCGTCGCCGCGCATCATCATCTGCGTGCCGTGCGGTTCGACCCAGGTCGAGCGCCGCGCCATCAAGGAAGCGGCACACGGCGCGGGCGCATCGCAGGTCTATCTGATCGAAGAGCCGATGGCAGCAGCAATCGGCGCGGGCCTGCCGGTTTCGGAAGCAACGGGCTCGATGGTCGTCGATATCGGCGGCGGCACGACGGAAGTCGGCGTGATCTCGCTGGGCGGCATCGTGTACAAGGGTTCGGTGCGTGTCGGCGGCGACAAGTTCGACGAAGCGATCGTCAACTACATCCGCCGCAACTACGGCATGCTGATCGGCGAACAGACGGCCGAAGCCATCAAGAAGGAAATCGGCTCCGCGTTCCCGGGCTCGGAAGTCAAGGAAATGGAAGTGAAGGGCCGTAACCTGTCGGAAGGCATTCCGCGCAGCTTCACCATTTCGAGCAACGAAATTCTCGAAGCATTGACCGATCCGCTGAACCAGATCGTGTCGTCGGTGAAGATCGCGCTGGAACAGACGCCGCCGGAACTCGGCGCCGACATCGCCGAGCGCGGCATGATGCTAACGGGTGGTGGCGCACTGCTGCGCGACCTCGATCGCCTGCTGGCGGAAGAAACGGGCCTGCCCGTGCTGGTCGCCGAAGATCCGCTGACGTGCGTCGTGCGTGGCTCGGGCATGGCGCTCGAACGCATGGACAAGCTCGGCAGCATCTTCTCGTACGAGTAA
- the gatA gene encoding Asp-tRNA(Asn)/Glu-tRNA(Gln) amidotransferase subunit GatA yields the protein MHEKSLTELRAALDAKQCSAVELAQTYLKRIDDHKALNAFVHVDAQQTLAQAQAADALIAAGNAGPLTGLPIAHKDVFVTRNWRSTAGSKMLENYTSPFDATVVERIARAGMVCVGKTNMDEFAMGSSNENSYFGPVQNPWDRKAVPGGSSGGSAAAVAARLAPAATGTDTGGSIRQPASFTGITGIKPTYGRVSRYGMIAFASSLDQGGPLAQTAADCALLLNAMGGFDERDSTSLTHDHENYTRYLGQTWSGTGNAADKPLAGLRIGLPKEYFGAGLADDVRASIDSALKQYEALGATLVEVSLPKTELSIPVYYVIAPAEASSNLSRFDGVRYGHRAAEYRDLLDMYKKSRAEGFGPEVKRRILVGAYVLSHGYYDAYYLQAQKIRRIIAQDFQEAFKQCDVIMGPVAPSVAWDIGAKGDDPVQMYLADIYTLSVSLAGLPGMSVPCGFGAGANAQRPVGLQIIGNYFNEARMLQVADAFQRVTDWHRKAPAGV from the coding sequence ATGCATGAAAAAAGCTTGACCGAACTGCGCGCCGCGCTCGACGCGAAGCAATGCTCCGCGGTCGAACTGGCGCAGACGTATCTGAAACGCATCGACGATCACAAGGCGCTGAACGCCTTCGTTCACGTCGATGCGCAACAGACTCTCGCGCAGGCGCAAGCCGCCGACGCGCTGATCGCCGCCGGCAACGCCGGTCCGCTGACGGGCCTGCCCATCGCGCACAAGGACGTGTTCGTCACACGCAACTGGCGCTCCACGGCCGGCTCGAAGATGCTCGAAAACTATACGAGCCCGTTCGATGCAACGGTCGTCGAGCGTATCGCGCGCGCGGGCATGGTGTGCGTCGGCAAGACCAATATGGACGAATTCGCGATGGGTTCGTCGAACGAGAACTCGTACTTCGGCCCGGTGCAGAACCCGTGGGATCGGAAGGCCGTGCCGGGCGGCTCGTCGGGCGGTTCGGCGGCGGCTGTCGCCGCGCGCCTCGCGCCCGCCGCGACAGGCACGGACACGGGCGGCTCGATCCGCCAGCCGGCGTCGTTCACGGGCATCACGGGCATCAAGCCGACGTATGGCCGCGTGTCGCGTTACGGCATGATCGCGTTTGCGTCGTCGCTCGATCAGGGCGGTCCGCTGGCGCAGACGGCCGCCGACTGCGCGCTGCTGCTCAACGCAATGGGCGGCTTCGACGAGCGCGACTCGACGAGCCTCACGCACGATCACGAAAACTACACGCGCTATCTCGGCCAGACATGGTCGGGCACAGGCAATGCCGCGGACAAGCCGCTCGCGGGCCTGCGCATCGGCTTGCCGAAGGAATACTTCGGCGCGGGCCTCGCCGACGACGTGCGCGCATCGATCGATTCCGCGTTGAAGCAATATGAAGCACTCGGCGCGACGCTCGTCGAAGTGTCGCTGCCGAAGACGGAACTGTCGATTCCCGTGTACTACGTGATCGCGCCGGCGGAAGCGTCGTCGAACCTGTCGCGTTTCGATGGCGTGCGTTACGGCCATCGCGCGGCCGAGTATCGCGATCTGCTCGACATGTACAAGAAGTCGCGCGCCGAAGGCTTCGGCCCCGAAGTGAAGCGCCGCATTCTGGTCGGCGCCTATGTGCTGTCGCACGGCTACTACGACGCGTATTACCTGCAGGCGCAGAAGATCCGCCGCATCATCGCGCAGGATTTCCAGGAAGCGTTCAAGCAGTGCGACGTGATCATGGGCCCGGTGGCGCCGTCGGTCGCGTGGGATATCGGCGCGAAGGGCGACGATCCTGTGCAGATGTATCTCGCGGATATCTACACGCTGTCGGTGAGTCTCGCCGGTTTGCCGGGCATGAGCGTGCCGTGCGGCTTCGGCGCGGGCGCGAATGCGCAGCGCCCGGTCGGCTTGCAGATCATCGGCAACTATTTCAACGAAGCACGCATGCTGCAAGTGGCGGACGCGTTCCAGCGCGTCACGGACTGGCATCGCAAGGCGCCGGCGGGAGTTTAA